Part of the Tissierellales bacterium genome, AGAAAAGACTGCAGATATAAAACAGTTTGAATCTAATAGTCCGAAGCTTAAATCAGGACAGAAATTGCAGCTAGATTTGGTAGGCTTATCTGGTGAACTTAACTTAGGTGTAGCATGGAGATTTAAAGGTGCACCTTTTGAAATTGATTTATCAATGTTTTTGTCCAATGAGATGGGGAAAACAGAGGAAAATAATTTTTACTTTTATGGAAATAAGAAAGCTCCAAATGGATCAGTATCGTTGGATGATGTTATAGGCAATGTAGATAAGAGTTATTTTCATACTGTTGCTGGTCTGAATTTAAATAGAATAGATCCTTCTATTACTAAAATATCTGTAACTGCTACACTCTACGATGAAAATAAGAATTTTGGAGAACTTGAATCAGGCTATTTATATTTTCTAGATAAAAA contains:
- a CDS encoding TerD family protein, giving the protein MKIKVESGKREGFQFHNSKISVVGSEGIFHDGHIDLTNGSKPSVSQSVQAQNNTVINQTSGNVEKTADIKQFESNSPKLKSGQKLQLDLVGLSGELNLGVAWRFKGAPFEIDLSMFLSNEMGKTEENNFYFYGNKKAPNGSVSLDDVIGNVDKSYFHTVAGLNLNRIDPSITKISVTATLYDENKNFGELESGYLYFLDKNGKDYLSYEFINGMTSENAIVICEIYKHNGNWKINGIGRGFFGGLEALCGNFGIETT